ACGGCGCCGACGACGAGACAGATGTATCTGACCGCTCTCTTCATGCCCGTTTCGCAGCAAACCCGGTGCCCCGGATGCGCCCCTCAGCCTTCGTCGGTCCGCAGAAGATCCTCGTACGTCTCCCGGCGCACGGCCCAGCGCCACTGTCCATCTCGCACGAACACAACGCCGGGGCGCACCTGCTTGTTGTAGTTGCTGCTCATCGACTGGCAGTACGCGCCGGTAGCGGCCACGCACACCACATCGCCCGGCTCGGGACACTGCAACGGCGCGTCGCGTACCACGATGTCTCCGCTCTCACAGTGCTTGCCCGCGATGGTGCCCACCATCTCGCGCGGCTGTTCCGCCTTGTTGGCGATGAGCGCCTCGTAGTGGGCGTCGTAGAGCGAGGTGCGGATGTTGTCGGACATGCCGCCGTCGACGGCCACGTACGTGCGGATGCCCGGGATCTCCTTGACCGAGCCCACGGTGTAGAGCGTCACGCCGGCGCGCGCAACGATCGAACGCCCGGGCTCCACGGCCATACGCGGGACCGCGATGCCGTGACGCTCGCACTCCTCCTTGATGCCGTCGACCACGACCTTGCCGAAGTCCTTCACCGTGGAGGGTTCGTCCGGCGCGCCGTAGGCCACGCCGAGGCCTCCGCCCACGTCGAGCATACGTACGGCGTGTCCCGTCTCGCTCTCGATCTCCCGCATGAAGGCGACCATCACCTCGATCGCCCGGGCGTAGCTGTGGAGCGCGAAGATCTGGCTGCCGATGTGCATGTGCAGACCATCGAACTCAAGGCCCGGCAGCGCGACGGCGCGCTTCACGGCCTCCATCGCGAGGCCCTGGTTCAGGCCGAAGCCGAACTTGGAGTCCTCGGCGCCGGTCATGATGAAGTCGTGCGTGTCGGCCTCCACACCCGGCGTCACGCGCACGAGCACCTTCTGAGTGACGCCGCGCTCCGCAGCCAGTGCCGAGAGACGCTCCATCTCCTCGAAGTTGTCCACCACCACGCGCCCGATGCCGGCATCGAGGCACTCGGCGAGCTCGGCCGGCGTCTTGTTGTTGCCGTGCATCTGCACGCGCTCCATCGGGAAGCCCGCACGCACGGCGTAGGCGAGTTCGCCGCCGGACGCGCAGAGCAGGCAGCAGTCCTCCTCCTCGACGATCCGCACCATGGCGAGCGAGAGGAACGCCTTGCCCGCGTAGACGACGTCCACGTCCTTCCAGTGGTAGCGCGTCCACTTCACGTACTCGGAGAGCTGGTGACGGATGGTCGTCTCGTCCATCACGTAGAGCGCCGTGCCGGCCTCGCGGGCCAGCTCCACCGTGTCCACACCGCCGATCCAGAGACGGCCGTCCTTGATCTCGGCGGTCATCGGAAGGACGGGCAACAGGTCGTGTCCGGTGCGCTGATCGGGCTGTGCCGGCGGACGAGGAGTCGAAGGCCGTGCCATGGTGGTGTTCCTCCCCTTGGGGCGTCATCAGGTACGGGAGAGGATACACGACCCGGGACACGGAGGCGAAGCGACCCGTCGCTACATGCGCTGTGGAGCAGACACCCCGAGCAGGCCGAGGGCGCGGGCCAGCACGATGCGCGACGCGTCGGCGAGTGCCAGCCGGGCGCTCCTGAGCCGCGCGTCGTCGACCACGACCTGGCAGTGCGTATAGAACTGGTGGAACGCTGACGCGAGGTCTTCAGCGTAGGTGGTGAGCTTGTGCGGAGCTCGCTGGCGCGCCGTAAGCGCGACGATCTCCGGGAACTCGGCCAGTTTGCGGAGCAACCCGAGCTCAGCGTCACCGGCGAGGGTGTCGGGCTCGGAGCCGAGCAGGGCGAGCTCATCCGTGCCCGCCACTATGCCGGCGGCCACAGCCGCCACATCCACGCTCTCATCGGCGGTGTCGGCGCCTGATGCCTTGCGCAGGATGCTGCAGATCCGCGCGTGCGCGTACTGCACGTAGTACACGGGGTTGTCGGCGGAGCGCTCCTTGGCGAGCGCGATGTCGAAGTCCACCGGCTGGTCGGTGGAGCGCCGCAGGAAGAAGTAGCGAGCGGCGTCGGTGCCGACCTCGTCGAGCAGGTCCTCGAAGGTGACCATCTCGCCGGTGCGCTTGCTCATCCGCACGACCTCGCCGTTGCGGAAGAGGTTCACCAGCTGCCCGATGATGACCTCGAGCTTGCCCGGGCGGCCGAGTGCGGCCACCGCCGACTCCATACGTTTCACGTAGCCGTGGTGGTCGGCCCCCCAGATATCGATCACGAGGTCGAAGCCACGGTCGAATTTGTCCGCGTGATAAGCGATGTCGGCGGCGAAGTAGGTGTAGGATCCGTCGGCCTTCTTGAGCACACGGTCCTTGTCGTCGCCGAAGTCCGTTGAGCGGAACCAGAGCGCGCCGTCCTGTTCGTACAGATAGCCCGCCTCGCGCAACCGCCCGATCCCCCGCTCGATGGCGCTGACGCCGTCATCCCCGGATGCGTGCAGGGTGCGCTCCGAGAACCACACGTCGAAGTCCACGCCCATCCCGTGCAGGACCCGCTCGAGGTGCGCGAGGACGGCCGTGTACGCCTGCTCCCTGAAGTGCGTCTCGCGCTCGACGGCAGGCGCATCGGCCCAGCGCTCTCCCTCGGCCTCGAGGATCTCGCGCGCGATCTCGACGATGTACGCTCCGCGGTACCCGTCCTCGGGGAACTCGACCTGGCGGCCGCACAGTTCCAGATAGCGAGCGGAGACGCTCACGGCGAAGATGTCCATCTGGACGCCGGCGTCATTCACGTAGAACTCGCGCTGCACCTCGTCGCCCGCGAACGCCAGGATGCGGGCGATGCTGTCGCCAAGCGCGGCCCACCGGCCATGGCCCACGTGCATCGGACCCACGGGATTGGCCGAGACGAACTCCACCTGCACGCGCCGTCCCGTCGCCTCTCCGGCCCCGAACGCGTCGCCCTCCTCGCGGACACGCGTGACCACATCGGCCACCACGTCGCGCGCGAGACGGATGTTGATGAACCCGGGGCCGGCGATCTCGACCGCTTCGGCCACACCCGCAAGCCGTGCGCGCAGCTCGCCCGCGATGACCTCGGCGATCTCGCGCGGCGACATGCCCGCCGCCTTCGCCGAGACAAGCGCGACGTTCGTGGCCCAGTCGCCGTGGGACGGGTCACGGGGGCGCTCGACGTGCACGGCAGGCGGCTCGGCGAGCGGCAGACGCCCGTCGGCGATCGCAGCGGAAACGGCCTCGGAGATGATGGCGTTCACGGTATCACGCACGATAGCGGCTCCCGGATCTGTGGGTATCGGGCAATCAGGATACACTATGAGTGGAGGCGCCCCACTCATGCGAGGCAGACACGCAACCGGCAAAGGAGATCAGACATGGGCATCCTCGACAGCTCCAACATCCCTACGGACGGCAGGAAGGTGGTACGCGTGCGCTGCGACCGCATCGGCAGCGCGGGCGGGCGGGAGCTCTGGTGGGTGGCGCTCGCCTTCGCGGACGACACCACCAAGCCGGCGGGCATGTTCGGCACGCTCACCGAGGCGCGCGAGCTTGCCGATGCGCTTGCCGCCGAGTGGGGTGTGGGGGTAGCGGTCACCGAAGTGGCCTGACGCCCGGGGCCCGCCGGGGCGCCACGCGGGCCCGCCTGTCAGTGTTCAGCACGTACCGGAGCGGTAGCGTCGCAGCCGCGAGCGCGTGACGCGCTCGATCCTCGTCCTCACGCCCCGGGGAGCCGCGTCCCACGAATCCGGCTCGCGTCGCAGTCCCGCGTACGCCAGCAGATGACCCTCGCCGAGTGTGCCGTGTGAGACGGCATCCTGCGCGCAGTGGATCGCATAGCCGAGCCTCTCGAGGTCGCGGAAGCGACAGGCGAGCGTGAGGTAGCGTCGCGACCACAGCCAGGCGGTCGGGGCGAAATGGCGGGTGATGTTGGCCAGCGAGGCGCGAGCGGGGAACCGCGCGTCGAACGAGTAGTCGGCCTCGGCGATCGCCTCGGCCTCATCCTGCGGGTATCCCTCTTCTAGGCACCAGGCCCGCGTAAGGGTGAGATGCACCGTGGGACCCATGGCGCTACCTGTGGTACGGCTCGCCGCGGCTGATCCGGAACGCGCGATACAGCTGCTCGAGGAGCACCACGCGCGCCATCTGATGCGGAAGCGTCATCGGGCCGAGCGAGAGCCGCTCGTCGACCTTCGCGTACACGTCGCCGTGGAGTCCGGCCGCGCCGCCGATGATGAACGAGACGTGGCTCTGCCCGCTCACGGCGCGGGCGTCAAGCCAGGAGGCGAATCTCTCGGAGGAGCGCGCCGTGCCGTCCACGTCGAGCGCGACGACCACAGCGCTTTCCGGTAGGGCGCGCAGGACGTCGGCCGCCTCGGCGGCGAGCGCCCGGCCTTCATCGGCGCTCACATCACGATCCGCGATGTCCACGACGCGCACTCGCGCGTACGGCGTGAGCCTCTTGAGGTATTCGTCCGCCGCATCCCGCCAGTGACGCTCTTTGAGCCGACCCACGCAGATCAGGTCCACACGCATCACCGCGCGCCGTCCGAGCCGAGCGTCACGTCGAGCGTGAGCGTCTCCTCGCCGCGAACGATACCCACCGTCACGTCATCGCCGATCTGGTGGGAGCGGATCGCGAGGAACATGTCCTCCATGCTCGCGACCTGGCCGTCACCGATCCGCACGATGATGTCGCCTGCCTGGACGCCCGCCCGCTCGGCCGGCGAGCCCGGCGCCACCGAGTCGACCAACACCCCGGCATCGACAGGCAGCTCGTACCACGCCGCGATCTGCTCGCTGATCGTCATGCTCGACACACCCAGATAAGGATGCTCCGCCCTTCCGGTCTCGATCAGGTCGTCAGCCACGCTGATCGCGTAGTCCACGGGGATGGCGAACCCCACTCCCGCCGACTGCGCCACGTACTCCGAACCCGTCTGGATCAGGGTGTTGATCCCGATCAGGCGACCCTCGGCATCGGTGAGCGCACCACCCGAGTTACCGGGATTGATTGCCGCATCGGTCTGGATGAGGCTGGTGTACGCGGTCAGCTGGGCCTCGGCGCTCTCCATGTAGCTGGTACGTCCGAGTGCAGACACCACACCCGTTGTCAGCGACTGATCGAGTCCGAAGGGGCTGCCGATCGCCACCACCGGCTGACCGACACGCAGGTCGGCCGAGGAGCCGATCTCGATAGCCGGCAGTCCGGTGCGGTCGACCTTGAGAACGGCGAGATCGGAGGACGGATCGCGGCCCACGACCGTTGCCGGAAGCGTGTCGACCCCTATGGTCACGCTGATCGCGTCGGCGCCCGCCACGACATGGTCGTTGGTGACGATATAGCCGTCCGCGCGGATGATCACACCGCTCCCGTTGCCGACGACCTGGGTGGTGGTCCCACCCGTGAACGGGTCGTACACGGACTGCTCGATGGCCACGCTCACCACCGACGGCATCGCCTTCACGGCGACCGCCTCGGCGTATGACAGGTCGGCGTCGGGCACGTCGATGGTGACGCCCGGCTGTGGCGTCTGTGTCGCCGTGCCTGCCGGGGTATCCGCGTCCGTGTCGGAGAACGGCTGCCATATCACCGCCAGCACCGCCGCAGTGACGACAGCGCCGATCAGACCGCCGATCACACCGGCGGCGAGTGCGGCAAGACACGAGCCGCCGCCACTGCGACGTGCCGACGCCGCGGGTGCCGGTCTGGGATCGGGAGGGGTTTCATGCATGGTTGATCACTTCCCTTCCGGGTGTCCTATACCCGGTCGGCGGCGATCCTAGAACCGCAGGCCGAACACGTCCATCACGCCGGATGCGAACACACCGAGCGCAAGGGTGGCCACGGTGAGCGCGCCGAACGCGATCGCCACGGCCGGCTTGCCCGCCACCGTGCCGGCATCCAGGCGCTCACCGAAGAACAAGGCCCGCAGCACACGGAAGTAGTATCCGGCCGAGACCACGCTCATCGCCACCGCAACGAGCACAAGCCAGAGCAAGCCGCCTTCGACCGCAGCGGTGAACATCGACAGCTTACCGAAGAAGCCGACCATGGGCGGGATGCCCACGAGCGACAGCAGCCACGCAACGGCCGCCCACGCGATCGCCGGACGCCTGGCTGCCAGGCCGCCCAGGTCGTCGAGCGCGGTACCCTCCTCGGCTCCGAGCAGCATCAGCGCCATCGACGGGACCGCGTACGCCACGGCGTAGAAGACCGCGGCGTGTCCGCCGGCTCCGCCAGCCGCGACGGCGAGCAGGATGTACCCGCTGTGCGCGACACCGGAGTAGGCCATGAGGCGACGCAGGTCGGTCTGCGGGTAGGCCGCCAGGTTCCCGATCGCCATCGAGAGCAGCGAGCCGGCCACGAGCACGCCCGTGACCGTGGCGCCGTTGGCGCCGAAGGCGGCGACGAGCTGCACGAGCGCCACGGTCCCGGCCACCTTGGGGACCGTTGAGACGTATGCCACCGACGATGCGGGAGCGCCGGCGTAGGCGTCGGGCGTCCAGTAATGGAACGGTGCGGCCGAGAGCTTGGCGAACAGCCCCACGAGCACGAACGCCACGGCCAGCTGGCCGAGCACGCCGCCGTCGAGCCGCCCCAGGTCGGCGTAGGACGTTGAGCCGGAGATGCCGTATGCGAAGGACAGGCCGTACAGCATCACAAGGCTCGTGAGCATCGAGAGCAGGAAGTACTTGAGGGCGCCCTCCAGCCCCCGCGCGTCAGCACGGCGGTAGCCCATGAGGATGTACGCGGGCATCGTGGAGAGCTCGAGCGAGATGTAGAATACGATCAGGTCCCTCGCCGAGACCATCAGCATGCCGCCTACGGCCGACAGCATCGCAAAGGCGACCGCCTCGGCCGGACGCTCCGCCCCTGTGCCTCTGCCGGACACCCATCGCAGCCACACGGCGAGCAGCAGCGCGATCGCAACGCGCGAGAAGAGCGAGACGCTGTCGAGCGCGATCATCCCGCCGAGTATGCCGCCCCTCGTGCCGATCACCAGAGCGACGGCCGCGGCCACGACCGCAAGCGGCGCCCCGATGTGGGCCGGGGCACTCGGCCGGTGCGTCACCCTGTCGGCGAACAGCGCGAACAGGGCGCCGGCCAGCACGATGATCTCGGGAGCGAGCAGCAGGAACTCGGACATGCTATGCGCCGCCCATCGTCACGAGGATGGCGCGCACCGCGGGATCGGTGAAGCGCAACAGCGAGTCCCAGTAGACGCCCACGATCAGCGTGAGCGCCACCAGCGGCACGAGCACAGCGATCTCACGCGCGCCGAGGTCGTCGATGCGGGCGACGGCGTCGCTGGGCGTTCCGAGAACGACCCGCTGCACGAGCCACAGCATGTACGCGGCCGCGAGGAGGACACCCACCGCCGAGACGATCACCCATCCGGCAGGGATCTCCGAGCCCCACGC
Above is a window of Anaerosoma tenue DNA encoding:
- the lysA gene encoding diaminopimelate decarboxylase; amino-acid sequence: MARPSTPRPPAQPDQRTGHDLLPVLPMTAEIKDGRLWIGGVDTVELAREAGTALYVMDETTIRHQLSEYVKWTRYHWKDVDVVYAGKAFLSLAMVRIVEEEDCCLLCASGGELAYAVRAGFPMERVQMHGNNKTPAELAECLDAGIGRVVVDNFEEMERLSALAAERGVTQKVLVRVTPGVEADTHDFIMTGAEDSKFGFGLNQGLAMEAVKRAVALPGLEFDGLHMHIGSQIFALHSYARAIEVMVAFMREIESETGHAVRMLDVGGGLGVAYGAPDEPSTVKDFGKVVVDGIKEECERHGIAVPRMAVEPGRSIVARAGVTLYTVGSVKEIPGIRTYVAVDGGMSDNIRTSLYDAHYEALIANKAEQPREMVGTIAGKHCESGDIVVRDAPLQCPEPGDVVCVAATGAYCQSMSSNYNKQVRPGVVFVRDGQWRWAVRRETYEDLLRTDEG
- the argS gene encoding arginine--tRNA ligase; protein product: MRDTVNAIISEAVSAAIADGRLPLAEPPAVHVERPRDPSHGDWATNVALVSAKAAGMSPREIAEVIAGELRARLAGVAEAVEIAGPGFINIRLARDVVADVVTRVREEGDAFGAGEATGRRVQVEFVSANPVGPMHVGHGRWAALGDSIARILAFAGDEVQREFYVNDAGVQMDIFAVSVSARYLELCGRQVEFPEDGYRGAYIVEIAREILEAEGERWADAPAVERETHFREQAYTAVLAHLERVLHGMGVDFDVWFSERTLHASGDDGVSAIERGIGRLREAGYLYEQDGALWFRSTDFGDDKDRVLKKADGSYTYFAADIAYHADKFDRGFDLVIDIWGADHHGYVKRMESAVAALGRPGKLEVIIGQLVNLFRNGEVVRMSKRTGEMVTFEDLLDEVGTDAARYFFLRRSTDQPVDFDIALAKERSADNPVYYVQYAHARICSILRKASGADTADESVDVAAVAAGIVAGTDELALLGSEPDTLAGDAELGLLRKLAEFPEIVALTARQRAPHKLTTYAEDLASAFHQFYTHCQVVVDDARLRSARLALADASRIVLARALGLLGVSAPQRM
- a CDS encoding 23S rRNA (pseudouridine(1915)-N(3))-methyltransferase RlmH; amino-acid sequence: MRVDLICVGRLKERHWRDAADEYLKRLTPYARVRVVDIADRDVSADEGRALAAEAADVLRALPESAVVVALDVDGTARSSERFASWLDARAVSGQSHVSFIIGGAAGLHGDVYAKVDERLSLGPMTLPHQMARVVLLEQLYRAFRISRGEPYHR
- a CDS encoding S1C family serine protease — its product is MHETPPDPRPAPAASARRSGGGSCLAALAAGVIGGLIGAVVTAAVLAVIWQPFSDTDADTPAGTATQTPQPGVTIDVPDADLSYAEAVAVKAMPSVVSVAIEQSVYDPFTGGTTTQVVGNGSGVIIRADGYIVTNDHVVAGADAISVTIGVDTLPATVVGRDPSSDLAVLKVDRTGLPAIEIGSSADLRVGQPVVAIGSPFGLDQSLTTGVVSALGRTSYMESAEAQLTAYTSLIQTDAAINPGNSGGALTDAEGRLIGINTLIQTGSEYVAQSAGVGFAIPVDYAISVADDLIETGRAEHPYLGVSSMTISEQIAAWYELPVDAGVLVDSVAPGSPAERAGVQAGDIIVRIGDGQVASMEDMFLAIRSHQIGDDVTVGIVRGEETLTLDVTLGSDGAR
- a CDS encoding NADH-quinone oxidoreductase subunit N, which codes for MSEFLLLAPEIIVLAGALFALFADRVTHRPSAPAHIGAPLAVVAAAVALVIGTRGGILGGMIALDSVSLFSRVAIALLLAVWLRWVSGRGTGAERPAEAVAFAMLSAVGGMLMVSARDLIVFYISLELSTMPAYILMGYRRADARGLEGALKYFLLSMLTSLVMLYGLSFAYGISGSTSYADLGRLDGGVLGQLAVAFVLVGLFAKLSAAPFHYWTPDAYAGAPASSVAYVSTVPKVAGTVALVQLVAAFGANGATVTGVLVAGSLLSMAIGNLAAYPQTDLRRLMAYSGVAHSGYILLAVAAGGAGGHAAVFYAVAYAVPSMALMLLGAEEGTALDDLGGLAARRPAIAWAAVAWLLSLVGIPPMVGFFGKLSMFTAAVEGGLLWLVLVAVAMSVVSAGYYFRVLRALFFGERLDAGTVAGKPAVAIAFGALTVATLALGVFASGVMDVFGLRF